TGCTAGGCACTTCGCTGCAAGCGACCTCCCAGATCCGGGCGGCCCGGTAATCAACCATGCGTGAGAGAGAGCGCCCTGCCGCTCCCCCGCCTCATCAAAGTCCTTCGCAAAGGAGGATTCGACGGTCCGGCGTCCATCAAGCGCGGCGGCTCGCAACGCGCGGACCGCCTCGGACTGCCCGATCATCGAATCCCAAACTGACATCTCAGGCGTCAATTCCCAAACTGGCAACACCATCGGTCAAAGACTCAATTGCGTCACGGAAAACGCTCTCTACATCCCCAGAAGCGTCAACAACGATAAACCGTTCCGGCTCCGCTTCGGCCATCTGCAGGTAGCTATCACGCACCCGTTGGTGGAAGTCTTCCCCCGAGCGCTCCAGTCGGTCCAGGTCCGATCCGGTTCGCGCGATTCCGACCACAGAATCGACATCGAAGAGGACCGTAATGTCGGGTTCCAGTCCCTCGGTGGCCCACTCCGACAAGCCCCGAATCTCACCACTTCCCAACTCGCGCGCGGCACCCTGGTATGCCACAGAAGAGTCAATGTACCGATCTTCGACAACCACCATTCCTCCGACCAAAGCTGGCCGGATAACCGTAGCAACGTGGTACGCCCTATCTGCCGCGTAAAGAAGAGCTTCCGTACGAGGATCAACGTCTTCTGGCCCGTGCATTACGAGCTTCCTGAGTCCGGTGCCAAGCTCAGTGCCCCCCGGCTCACGGGTTGCCAGAACAGGAATGCCCGCCTCGGTCAGCACCTGTGCAATTCGCCTAACCTGGGTTGTCTTTCCAGACCCGTCCCCGCCCTCAAACGTGATGAAAAGACCCGGGTGGCCGCGGCTGTCGGTATCAGCCAATGCCCGGCGGATGGCTCCGATCAATGCGTCGTACAGTTCCTCATTACCGCTGAAACCCTCGTTGGCCTCATTGCCCAGATCCTTCATGATCATTTCTTCTTTGTGGACTTGGCCCGAGCGGTCTTGCGCGCAGGGGCTTTCTTCGCCGCTCCCCGCTTAGTAGCCGGTGCCTTATCGCGCTTGTCGGCAAGCAGGGTATATGCCCGCTCTGCGGTAAGGTTCTCGACCGATTCGCTGCGAGGGATAGTTGCATTCGTAATCCCGTCGGTTACATAGGGCCCGAAGCGACCGTCCTTGACCACGACGAGCTTCTGCGTAACCGGGTCCTCACCGAACTCGCGTAGCGCCTTCTTTGCGGAGTTTGCACCCCGTCCAAACTTAGGTTTTGAATACATTTCGAGCGCCTCATCAAGGGTCACACTCAGAAGAGCCCGCTCATTTGGAAGCTGGCGAGTATCCCGCCCCTTCTTGAGGTACGGACCGTACGGGCCGTTCTGGGCGGTGATTTCCTCGCCCGAAACCGGATCCTTCCCAACTGTCCGAGGCAGGCTAAGTAACTGCAGTGCATCCTCGAGGGTAACGTCCGTGACGCTCATATCAGAGAAGAGCGAGGCAGTCTTCGGCTTTCTTTCCTCGCCCTCAGGCAGCACCTCGGTGATATACGGGCCGTAACGACCGGTCTTGACGATCAATAGATTTCCGGTCTCCGGGAATATTCCAAGTTCACGACCGTCGGCATCAGCAATTTCGAGGAGTTCTTCAGCCAGTTCCGGGGTCATCTCATCCGGGGCAATGTTGGGCGGGACCGAGATGCGTCGCTCATCATCCGTTTGGAGGTAGGGGCCGTAGCGGCCGTTGCGTAGTACCACGCCGGGGGCAACAGGAATCGAGTTGACCTCGCGTGCGTCAATATCGCCAAGGTTCTCAACCGTCCCTCGTAGACCATGCTTCTGGATCTCCGATTCAGTCTTCTCCTCACCAGTACCAAAGTAGAAACCTTTGAGCCAGTTCGAGCCGGCCTCGTCACCGGCCGCAATGCGGTCGAGGTCTGATTCCATCTCGGCGGTGAACTGGTAGTCAACTAACTCGGGAAGATTTTCAACCAGAAGACGGGTAACTGAAAATGCTAACCAGGTTGGAACCAGGTACTGGCCGCGGTGAGTGACGTATCCGCGGTCGCTGATCGTCTGGATGGTTGCAGCGTACGTTGACGGACGCCCGATCCCCAGATCTTCCATCGCCTTGACCAAAGTCGCCTCCGTATAGCGGCCGGGGGGCTGGGTGAAGTGCGATTCGGTATCTATATCTGCAACGGTAACCGAGTCGCCCTCGGACACCTGGGGAAGCTCAACCTGCTCCGAATTTCCGTTTCCCGACTTCCCATTTTTATCTGAGCTTTCCCGGTAGAGGCGCTGGAATCCCGGGTCCGTGATGACGGTTCCAGAGGTGGTACAGGTGGCGAGCGACTGCTCCTCAACCTCCTCCTTCAGGGGGAGCTCAAGACGAACCGTAGCAGTGTAGCCAACAGCATCATTCATCTGGGTTGCCAGAGTGCGCTTGTAGATGAGCGTGTAGAGCGCGAGTTGTTGAGCGGACAACACTCCAGAAAGCGCTTCGGGGGTGCGGAACTTGTCGCCGGAGGGACGAATCGCCTCGTGCGCCTCTTGCGCACCCTTAGCCTTCTTGGCATAAACGCGCGGCTTCTCTGGAACTGCGTCTGTACCGAACTGGGTCTGCACGGCGTCTCGAGCCGCATGCAAAGCCTGGGTCGAGAGGTTAGTGGAGTCGGTACGCATGTAAGTGATGTACCCACCCTCATACAACGTCTGGGCAACGCGCATGGAGGTCGCCGCATTCCACTTGAGCTTGCGGGAAGCTTCCTGTTGCATAGTCGAGGTGGTGAACGGAGCGGCGGGGCGACGGCGATAGGGCTTCTGGGTCACCGAGGCAACCTTCCCCTGCGAACCGTCAAGCGCGTCGGCGAGCTTCTGCGCAGTGTCTGCCAGAAGTACCAGTGCGTCCGAGGACTTCTGCTTGAGGGAGCCGTCCGCCTTGAAGTCAGATGAACCCGCGATGGAGCGATCCCCGAGAGAGATCAGTTTCGCAGTGAAGGTCTCACCGTCTGCCGCTGCCACCACCGTATCGAGGGACCAGTACTCCGCGCTTACGTGGGCCATGCGCTCCCGCTCGCGGTCCACAACCAGGCGAGTCGCGACCGACTGAACACGGCCTGCGGAAAGAGACGGGGCGACTTTGCGCCAAAGGACCGGGGAGACCTCGTACCCATACAGACGATCTAGGACGCGGCGAGTCTCCTGGGCATCCACAAGGTCGCGATCAATGTCACGAGTGTGTTGAAGCGCGTCCTGAATAGCATTCTTGGTGATCTCGTGAAAGACCATCCGCTTGACCGGAACCTTCGGCTTGAGGACTTCTTGAAGGTGCCAGGCAATGGCCTCACCCTCGCGGTCCTCATCAGTTGCCAGATAGAGTTCGTCAGCTTCTTTGAGCGCCTTCTTGAGCTCGGTAACCGTCTTCTTTTTATCCGGGTTTACCTGGTAGTAGGGCTTGAAATCATCATCAACGTTGACTGCGAACTTGGCGTAGGGTCCAGACTTCATCGACTTGGGAAGTGCAGACGGAGTTGGCAGGTCACGGACGTGGCCGACAGAGGCTTGTACCTGGTATCCGTCTCCCAGGTACCCGCGGATTGTTTGCGCCTTTGCGGGCGACTCCACGATCACCAGTTTCACCAAGTACACCTCTTCTATACAGGCAGTTAGCCCACGATTCTATTTGGACGCGTTTTGCTCGGCTCGACCAAGATAACCGGGTTCTCCGACAAATCGCACTAGGGCAGACGATATACCGGGGTCACTACGGTAGGTCAAACGCGATGCTAATCTGCGAGACAGCAAAGGGCCGCAAATGATAGACATCACTGCCTAATTGGTCCAGCCCCTTGGATGCGTCAGTGAACGGATATAGGTTTGAAGGGAAGGCGTGACGAAAGACCCATGTTCCTTAGGAGGATGTATATGCCCGTCTACGTACTACCCGAACTCGACTACAGCTACGACGCTCTTGAGCCGCACATCTCGGCTCAGATCATGGAACTACACCACTCAAAGCACCACCAGGCATACGTCGATGGTGCGAATGCAGCACTTGAGTCGCTGAAGAAGGCCCGCGAAGCTGGCGACCAGGCCGCGATCAACCTCTATGAAAAAAACCTAGCGTTCCATCTTGGAGGACACTCGAACCACTCGGTGTTTTGGAAGAACATGTCACCTGAAGGTGGCGGAGAGCCCAAGGGCGATTTGGCAAAGGCAATCGATGAAAGCTTTGGTTCGTTCGATGCGTTCAAGGGCCAGTTCACCGCAGCTGCCATGGGCTTGCAGGGTTCGGGCTGGGCGGTCCTGGCTTACGACACCATCAGTGGCGGCCTGGTGACCTTCCAACTTTACGATCAGCAGGGCAACGTGCCGGTTGGTACTGTCCCACTGCTCATGCTGGACATGTGGGAGCACGCGTTCTACTTGGACTACAAGAACGTTAAAGCTGACTACGTCAAGGCTTGGTGGAACGTTGTGAACTGGGATGACGTTGCAGCTCGCTACGCGCGCGCCAAGGACAGCTACACCGAGTTGCTGGTGAGCTAACAGACTGGCACACTGTCCTGCTGCGAGACCGCTCAGTTCACCGAAATAGTCGGCTCGCCTGACCGTGGCGAACCAAGCCGACCAACTCCGAGCACGCTGGCCTCAGGCATGGAGTCCTGTATAGCCCAGTGCGGTAAGCAGTGGGATTCGTCTAGACCGGCAACTACGGGACCGCTTTCCGCTCATAAGAGCGAGGAGCGGTCCCGTTTCTAATTGGCAACCGGATCAGCCTAGATCGTTCAACAGATCTGAAACCCGGACCCCGAGACCATCGGCAAGTCCAACAACGGTGCTCATCCGAGGATTGGATGGACGTCCCGTGTCTCGCCCCGACTGCCGTCCGGCCTCTATCAACTGAACCTGATTCTTAGTAATTCCCGCCTTGTAGGCGAGTTCCTCCTGCGAAAGCGAGGCAGCCCGACGTCGGGCTCGGATCTGCTCTCCGAGAGCTAGCGCAGTCTTCTCATTCCAAGCCACCTTTTGATCATCAGCTTGGGACCTTTCATAAACGACCTTGTATACCGGGATTTTCTACTAGACTTCCACATAGCGCATCAGCGCACCATTACAGATAGAAGGACGTATTCATGAAGCGCGCACTTGTCACACTCGCCCTCGTCGCCACGGCATCCCTTGGGCTTTCCGGCTGTTCGGGATCATCAGACAAAGCAACTGAACCTGAAAAGGAGTCGACCACCGCACCGGTCGAGGAGGAAGAAAGCTCACCGGAAGAGCCGGCCGCTTCAGAGGAACAGACGGTGGCCGAGGCTTGCCTCCAGATTGCCGAACCAATGCAACAGGCGAGTGAAGCGGCTGTAGCACTAGCTGCTAATGCAACCGACTTCGCAGGAGAAATCAGCTCTGACCCAGCGGCTGCCATGCAGAACATCCAAGGCGCAATGGACCTCTGGAAAGAGAGTGCTACAACATGGAAGAGCTTGGCAGACGGATTCACAAAGTTCGATGCCAACGTCACGAATGCTGATGTGAAGGCCGTGTCTTCCACAGTTGCCAAGGACGCCGCTGAACTGAGCGACCAGATTCAAAAGGTCTACGTTGATCTAGACCTGACAGCGGCCGACCAGTTCACCGCCGCGAGCGATGCGTTTTCCACATCTTACGAAAAGCTAGTAGAGGTGTGCGGTCAGCAGTAACAGCACCTTCGCCCACTACCTGTTACGCGATCTTCGAGATCGCTGAACAACCAAGTCTTAGTATGTTGCGACAAGGAGGCTCTTCCTTGGTCATTTAGACAAACATTCACGGGCCTTTCGTGACGATTTGCAAAGGGGTCGTTCCTCGTACATTTGGGCGAGGAACGACCCCTTTTGGTTCGGATTCTGCCGTCCAGTTTGTCACTGACCGCTTTTTGTTCCCTGGGCGTCAGGTTTCTCACTGAGCTAAGGAATATCCGCCAGGGTGGCACATCAGACTCTCGCAGACGAGGAGTATCTGCCGGAGTGATCAATCCTCGGTCGAGAACCTAACAGAATTGCGTGATTCTGGTGCCACACTGGCAGGTATTCCGGAGCGCAGAAAGTCCAGAAGACAACACCGGCGGATATTCAAGAGCGTCGACAACCCGGACGGCTCCACTAACAGATGTTGGTGTTTCGCTCGCACCGACACCTGAGCCAAAGGGACACGACCTCGCCAACTCTCTCACCCCGCCGGAGGGACAATACGCCCTCACCTGAACCAGCGCGGATCGTCGGTGGAGATCAATGTGAGGCCGAAGACCCGGAACTCCCCGCTTCTCTGGAAAGGTTCGCCGGTGTGGTCTCGACTTCAGGCCCCACGGCTAATCCCGACACCTCAGCAGCCTCCAGAGAAGCCTCCATCTCGGACTCCTCGAGAATCTCCTTGACATTCCCGGTCGTAGTCCGAAGAGGAACATTCTTGATGAGCAGGGTAAAGACCAGCCCCAGGACCGCAAACGGGATCGCCGTCCAGAAGACCGTGTTCATTGACTCAGCCATGCCAGCACGCACTGCATCGGCCACCACGGGCGGAAGTTGAGCGACTTTGGAGGTATCGAGCACTGAACCAGCATCGACGCTCTGACCGGAAGCCGCTAGCTTCTGCACCATCTCTGCGGGCAGATGGGTGAGGATGTTGCCCTGCAGGGTCGAACTCATCACCGTACCGAGAACAGCCGTTCCAACCGTCGAACCGAGATTACGGAAGAACTGAACCGCAGAAGTTGCGACCCCCATCTCGGATGACTTGGCATTGTTCTGTACGACCAGAGTGAACAGTTGCATGGACAATCCAAGTCCAAAGCCGATGACGACGAGCATCCCAGACAACGTCCATTTGGACGAGTCGACGTTTAGCGTCGTGAGAAGTAGGTACCCACCGATGAGGATGGCGAGCCCGGAAATCATGAAGGCCTTGTACCTGCCTGTTCGACTAACAAGGAATCCAACGAGGATCGAGGTAATAATCATGGCGATTGACAGCGGCATCAAAATTACGCCCGAGTTTGTAGCGGATGCCCCGAGCACAACCTGAGCAAAAACAGGCACGTACATAATGGCGCCAAACATGCCGACCGAGAGCATGAAGGTGGCGAGGACAGACATCGTGAAAACATTTTCCTTGAACAAACGCAAGGGAAGTAGGGGGTTATCTGCGCGCAGTTCGGCCCAGATGAACAGGGCGAGGAATACCGCGCCAACGGCGTACATGGTGACGATGATCGAGGAATCCCACGCATAGGTGTTTCCGCCCCAGGTGGTGGCAAGGAGAACCAGAAGTAGCGCGGGCACCAGGGTAAGCGCACCCATCATGTCGAACTTTGACGTACTGGCCGTGTGTGGCAGGTGTAGGTAACGAATGATTACATACAGTGCGATCAGACCAAATGGGATGGGAAGGAAGAACAACCAGCGCCAACCCATTGTGTCGGTAATCCAGCCACCTGCCAGGGGTCCAAGCACTGAGGTCACCCCAAAGATTGCCCCCATGATGCCCTGGTATTTACCTCGGTTTCTAGCAGGAATTATGTCTCCAATAATCGTCTGCGAGAGGGGCTGTAGAGTTCCCATCCCCAGTCCCTGAACAGCGCGCGCCGCTACGAGGAACCAGAAGTTCGTGGCAAAGCCGGACATTACTGAACCGATCATAAAGATGACCAGACCAGCGATATAGAAACCGCGGCGCCCCCACATATCGGAGAGCTTGCCAACAATCGGAACAACGATGGCGGAGGCGAGCATGGCCCCCGTCGCGACCCAGGAATAGTGCGCCATCCCGCCGAGTTCTGCGACGATACGCGGCAGGGCTGGTCCGACGATAGTCTGGCTGATTGAGGACACGAGCATGCCAAGGAGCAGCCCAATGAACACATTGCGCTGAGCCGGACTCAGGTGGAACTCACCACGATCTCCTGCAGTACCCTTTGTTCTGGGAGATCTAGAACGATCAGGTTGGACCGCCTGTTGCTTTGTACTCATCACCTGTTCCTTCCCATGAGCACCCCAAGAATGAGTTACGCCGCAGAGGGTGATCTGCGGCGACTGAGGAAACTATACTCTTTCTTGCAGTCACTGCAAGATTAAGGTAGTTGCATCCTTTGGAGGATGATCGACATGGAGTCGGCCGACAACACTCGTAAGTGCGGGCTGCGCGAGCAGAAGAAACGCGAAACCCGTCGCGCACTACATCATGCCGCCCTTCATCTGGTTCACGAAAAAGGACTGGAAGCTGTAACCACGGAACAGATTGCCGAGGAAGCTGGTGTTTCACCTCGCACTTTCTTCAACTATTTTCCAACTAAAGAGCAGGCGATCCTCGGATACTCCGTCCACCTTCCCTCGGTTCTAGTTCGGGCCTTTGAATCACGTCCGGCAGACGAGGATCCCTGGCAGTCAGTAATCGCCGTGTCCAAAATGCTGATTCAAAACGGATTCGGCGGTCAGGGTCAGGAACGCATTCTCACGCATGAAGTGATGTTGCAGTATCCAGAGCTAGCCAGAGGACTCCTGGGGGTCACCGATGACATCCGCCAGGTCGCACGTGCCGCTGTTGCGAAACGGCTCGCCGCGCACAATGTGAGCGATGATGATGCGCGACGCCAAGCCGTCGTGTACATCGACGCGGGAATGCTGGCTATCTCCACGTCAATGCATCTTTCCCGAACCGAGAACATTACGGTGGATGAGGCGTTTGACGAGGTCGTCCGCACCCTCGGTTCACTGAGTTCGAAAGACTGAGACCTCGTTGCTTCTCTCCAGGTTGCCTTCCACACAGACCGTACTGAATTCGAACGAGCCAGAGCTCCACGGACACGTCAGCACCCTAGTCGCATCCGGGTTGCCTTCCACACAGATCATGCAGTCGATCCCCCGCTGGCACGTAGACTCTTGCACTGGCGGGGCATACGAACCAAGGAGAATCAGTGAGAACTCGAACTGCCGTATTGGCGCTAGTTGTCACCATGTCGTTTGGACTGGCGGGGTGCTCCAGCAACGGCCTGTCTGCACCCGAGATGGAGCAGTCGATACCCTCGATCGAAGTGGTCCCGGCACCGCAGAGCGGGGAGCCGCAAAGTGAAGAACCGCAGAGCGAAGGACTCGAAAATCCCCAATCTGACGCTCCTGGAATGACGCCCGCAAATACGATCGAGCAGTCGTGCCAGATAATCTTTGATGCAGAACAGGGCGGAGCTCCTTCTCTACCGGCAGGTGATTCGAACACTCCCGAAGAGATGCAACAGTACGCCGACGGCACTCGCGCCGCAGCGGATCGGATAGATGCCGCGATTCCGCAGGTGGGCGATCCGGACGTTCAAGCGGCAGCTGGCGCAATGCGAGATGCTCTGGTACGTATGGCTGATGCAATACAGCAGGTGTACGTCGAGCAGAACGGAGACGCGTCGGGAGATCTGACGGCGGCTGGGGAAGACTACTCGAGTGCTATCCAGCAACTCTATTCAATCTGTATGCCCGGTTCCGTCGAGTAGCAACGTGACCGGTGCCGCGCTGGCGGAGGTTGGTCCCGCTTCGCGTAACATGTAAACTTTTTGAGCCTGGAGACGTGTCCGAGCGGCCGAAGGTGCAACACTCGAAATGTTGTGTGGTGCAAGCCACCGTGGGTTCAAATCCCACCGTCTCCGCCGATCCCCCGGTGTTTCACGTGAAACCCGGGGGCTTTCATCATTGTTGCAGTGGTTTTGGTCGCTACCGAGCATGGGCCGGAGTGGACAGGAGCACCCCCAGATCGCCCAGATTTTAGGATCTGGGTCGTAGGGGACCTTTTCGTGTTGAGTTTTTTGCTGCCCCAGCCGCGGGGCATTTGAACGTCCAGGCTGAACGAATCTGCGGAGACTCCCTCGGCTTCGGCAGCCAAAGATCGGGAACTGCTGTCCGTTTACTGGTCATCGTGGGTTGTGGTTTTACGAGTGCCTACTTAGCCGTCCTGGCCTACTGCAAGCTTGTAGGCATCACTCAGTCTCATAACCTCTTCATATCGAGAGTTAATGGCCTCGAGTTGAAGTTCAATGATTCGATTACTCCTAGATTCATGCCAATTAACTTGCTTCTGGCACGCCATGTCCGCTGCGTAGATATCCTGCTCTACCCTCAGAAGGTCTGACCTATCTGCACTAGACAAATTCCCGTTCATATCAAGCTTCTCGGCTACGCGTTGTTCAACGTATTGGAAACTCCCGAGTATGTTTTTTAGTCCTGAAAATCCCTTTTGTTCCATGCATTCTGACCAGGAACCCTCGAGTTTGGCCAGGAACGGATCGAGAGCCGACCCATCAGGAGACTGGATTTGAGAAGCCACAGACTCAAACACTTCTCGCGCATCTTCAAACTCGGGAGAGTTTGAAATCTTCTCCAGAGTTGTCATTCCTTTGGCTATCTCTTCGTATGCCTGCCCATGACACCCTGAGCTAGAAGGGCCTGGGCCTCCGTCCTCCGTATAGTTGCCATACATAGCAATCTGATATTCAACTTGACTGACTGTTGGTAAAGATTGAACGTATTCCTGGTTGGGGTCCTCCGGCGGCTTGTCCGATAGCTGCGCAGATTCCACGATCCCGTAGGTGTCTGGATCATCTTGAAAATCAGCCGTACTGGCATCTTCTTGATTCTGTTTCGAAGAAAGATTGGGAACATATTCAAACCCCTGCTCTTTCATGCAGGTGGCTATATCTTCTTCAGCCTTAACAGTGCTCTCTTCTGGGACGCCTAATCCGGCCCCAAGACTTATTCCCGGGAAAAGCTGTTCCAATGGCATGTCATAAGTAGTGCTATTCCATTCAAACTCCGGGGGCTTCTCTGCCTCTCCCCCACCTACAGGCGAGCAACCTGAAACCAGCAGAATTGCAAGCAAACTAGTGGGGACCATGGAACGTCCTTTTTTGCATTGCGCGCATTTTTATCCCGATTCAACGAAGAGTTCATGAGTGTGAGGGCGGCAATGATGCTTCACTTTACAAACATCACCTAACGCCCACAGACCTCATGTTGGTTATCCCATCCGACAACTGCCATTTCCCGCGTATATGGTGCTGGGTGGAGCACTATGAACCTTCTTGAAATTTAGTGAGTAATACCCATATCCAGCGCTGTAGATGGGCTTCTTTACCCAGTTGTTCCATGTCTTGAAGTAAACGACCCCGAGAACCACTTCCCACGTTTGAGGGTGTCAACGAACTTCCCCACTTGAATTGGACTGTAGCATCGGCTCCACACGACTACACCGCTATAGCTAACTCACCGCAACCCAATGGTCCATGCCTTGGTCCTCTTAGTGAGGATCAACCACAAAACCGGACCCCACCAAATCAGTCGGGACTGCATCAAGCAACACAATCGGGGCTCAGGGCGGGTGTGAGCCTTCCGCGTTGTGCGCTGGAGGTCCTGCAGCGTGTTCTTTATGCGGCACGGGGTCACCGCCGTCTTGCGGGGAGTAAAGTCAACACCGGGCCAGGCTCCTGTCATCGTCCCAGTCGAGGGACTGACCTGTTCGCACTCCTCAAACCCAACAGTCGATGACCAACGCCCGTGTGCTGAGGTCGAAGAAGCCTCAAAGTCCTGTATTGAAGATGAGGATACCAAGTCAGCCGCGAACAACTGTGCCTACGACACCCAGAAGAAGGGGGCGAACCAGCCACCGTTGATGCGGCCCAGCAGGATCGACTTTGTGATCGCACCCGCTGCCAACCCCAGACGAATCCCTCCTAGGAGAGCCATAGTTCCCTTTTCAGTGCTGGCCGTGGCTGGCGCTTATGGTGCCTTCCGAGCGTCTGACGAACCTCTCCGGTACTCCGGCCTCCGGGTCGCGCGGGCTTCTGCCCCCGTCGCATCGTAATAGCAACGACGCAAGACCACGAGGCCATCAACTAGAGTTGCCGCAAAACGATCTCGAAGAGTCCGAAGAACAGTGAACCGCATCGAACTTGGGAAAAACACTCCGGATACGGCTGATAGCCTGAGTGTATGGCCAGACCGACCACGCGAGCAGAGTTGCTCGAAGCCACCGACACCCAGTATTACAAGCTTGAAAAACTGCTCGACTCGATGAGTCCTGCCGAGCAAGACGCACCACTGACCTACTCAGACTCGAAGAAAAGCGGAGCTCACTGGGAACGTGACAAGAACCTGCGCGATATCCTCATACACCTGTATGAGTGG
The sequence above is a segment of the Actinomycetaceae bacterium MB13-C1-2 genome. Coding sequences within it:
- the tmk gene encoding dTMP kinase, which produces MIMKDLGNEANEGFSGNEELYDALIGAIRRALADTDSRGHPGLFITFEGGDGSGKTTQVRRIAQVLTEAGIPVLATREPGGTELGTGLRKLVMHGPEDVDPRTEALLYAADRAYHVATVIRPALVGGMVVVEDRYIDSSVAYQGAARELGSGEIRGLSEWATEGLEPDITVLFDVDSVVGIARTGSDLDRLERSGEDFHQRVRDSYLQMAEAEPERFIVVDASGDVESVFRDAIESLTDGVASLGIDA
- the topA gene encoding type I DNA topoisomerase encodes the protein MYLVKLVIVESPAKAQTIRGYLGDGYQVQASVGHVRDLPTPSALPKSMKSGPYAKFAVNVDDDFKPYYQVNPDKKKTVTELKKALKEADELYLATDEDREGEAIAWHLQEVLKPKVPVKRMVFHEITKNAIQDALQHTRDIDRDLVDAQETRRVLDRLYGYEVSPVLWRKVAPSLSAGRVQSVATRLVVDRERERMAHVSAEYWSLDTVVAAADGETFTAKLISLGDRSIAGSSDFKADGSLKQKSSDALVLLADTAQKLADALDGSQGKVASVTQKPYRRRPAAPFTTSTMQQEASRKLKWNAATSMRVAQTLYEGGYITYMRTDSTNLSTQALHAARDAVQTQFGTDAVPEKPRVYAKKAKGAQEAHEAIRPSGDKFRTPEALSGVLSAQQLALYTLIYKRTLATQMNDAVGYTATVRLELPLKEEVEEQSLATCTTSGTVITDPGFQRLYRESSDKNGKSGNGNSEQVELPQVSEGDSVTVADIDTESHFTQPPGRYTEATLVKAMEDLGIGRPSTYAATIQTISDRGYVTHRGQYLVPTWLAFSVTRLLVENLPELVDYQFTAEMESDLDRIAAGDEAGSNWLKGFYFGTGEEKTESEIQKHGLRGTVENLGDIDAREVNSIPVAPGVVLRNGRYGPYLQTDDERRISVPPNIAPDEMTPELAEELLEIADADGRELGIFPETGNLLIVKTGRYGPYITEVLPEGEERKPKTASLFSDMSVTDVTLEDALQLLSLPRTVGKDPVSGEEITAQNGPYGPYLKKGRDTRQLPNERALLSVTLDEALEMYSKPKFGRGANSAKKALREFGEDPVTQKLVVVKDGRFGPYVTDGITNATIPRSESVENLTAERAYTLLADKRDKAPATKRGAAKKAPARKTARAKSTKKK
- a CDS encoding superoxide dismutase; protein product: MPVYVLPELDYSYDALEPHISAQIMELHHSKHHQAYVDGANAALESLKKAREAGDQAAINLYEKNLAFHLGGHSNHSVFWKNMSPEGGGEPKGDLAKAIDESFGSFDAFKGQFTAAAMGLQGSGWAVLAYDTISGGLVTFQLYDQQGNVPVGTVPLLMLDMWEHAFYLDYKNVKADYVKAWWNVVNWDDVAARYARAKDSYTELLVS
- a CDS encoding helix-turn-helix transcriptional regulator, yielding MAWNEKTALALGEQIRARRRAASLSQEELAYKAGITKNQVQLIEAGRQSGRDTGRPSNPRMSTVVGLADGLGVRVSDLLNDLG
- a CDS encoding MDR family MFS transporter, which produces MSTKQQAVQPDRSRSPRTKGTAGDRGEFHLSPAQRNVFIGLLLGMLVSSISQTIVGPALPRIVAELGGMAHYSWVATGAMLASAIVVPIVGKLSDMWGRRGFYIAGLVIFMIGSVMSGFATNFWFLVAARAVQGLGMGTLQPLSQTIIGDIIPARNRGKYQGIMGAIFGVTSVLGPLAGGWITDTMGWRWLFFLPIPFGLIALYVIIRYLHLPHTASTSKFDMMGALTLVPALLLVLLATTWGGNTYAWDSSIIVTMYAVGAVFLALFIWAELRADNPLLPLRLFKENVFTMSVLATFMLSVGMFGAIMYVPVFAQVVLGASATNSGVILMPLSIAMIITSILVGFLVSRTGRYKAFMISGLAILIGGYLLLTTLNVDSSKWTLSGMLVVIGFGLGLSMQLFTLVVQNNAKSSEMGVATSAVQFFRNLGSTVGTAVLGTVMSSTLQGNILTHLPAEMVQKLAASGQSVDAGSVLDTSKVAQLPPVVADAVRAGMAESMNTVFWTAIPFAVLGLVFTLLIKNVPLRTTTGNVKEILEESEMEASLEAAEVSGLAVGPEVETTPANLSREAGSSGSSASH
- a CDS encoding TetR/AcrR family transcriptional regulator — translated: MIDMESADNTRKCGLREQKKRETRRALHHAALHLVHEKGLEAVTTEQIAEEAGVSPRTFFNYFPTKEQAILGYSVHLPSVLVRAFESRPADEDPWQSVIAVSKMLIQNGFGGQGQERILTHEVMLQYPELARGLLGVTDDIRQVARAAVAKRLAAHNVSDDDARRQAVVYIDAGMLAISTSMHLSRTENITVDEAFDEVVRTLGSLSSKD